ATGAAAAGCAAAGCCAAGAACAATGCAATAATGGTTAACGTTGAGTAGAGAAAAATCTGAATGGTAGAAAATCCCATTCCCCAAAACCCAATCAATAGGACAGTTAAACATACAAGCAGGATAAAAATGACAATTGAATTGTGGCTACGAAAAATCCGCAAATGAAACAACCTCCTCAGTTTTTGATTGAGCAGATACAAAAGCAGCCCTGATTTCCGAATGATTGTTTCCATCTTAATGCATTTGAGCATAAATCCCATCAATTATCTCTGCCTATTTCTTTTTTCAGCAGCATTGATAATTAGTGCATTAAAATTAATAAATCCAACAAATGAAATCAAATGAAAATCGGTATTGGCTTTCACTTTACCCTCATTTGGTATGATTTGTCTGCCCAAATGTTGAAGAACATCTAAAAGTGTATTGTATTTGGTACTTTTTGGTGGTTTCTGGTTGATGATTTTGTTGTACCCATGTTGTCCCCGCCTGAAATGACGAAGGCACCTCCATCGCTGAAAGTGCCTTGTTTATTTAGTGGGCCCACCTGGGCTTGAACCAGGGACCCCCTGATTATGAGTCGTATTCCATATTTATCTATCTCTGACTAGAGATTTCTGAATCCCCTTTGTATAGCCCTTTCCGTGGGGCTTTTGTTGTTTGTAAATATCTATAAAAATCTTGAATTAAATTAATAATGTTGGTACTTTTGTTGGTACTATAAAATTCTACGCTATGAATTTACCTAAATTGATTCACCCTGAGTTTAATGAAAATGAATTGAAAGCCCGTAAGGTTTCTTTGATTGCATTTTTTGACACAGCTCGGAAAAGAAAGGACGGTACTTCTACCGTTAAATTGCAAATCCTCCACAATAGACAAAAGAAGCTGTATTCTACTGGCTTTAACATGTCGAAAGATGACTATGTAAAACTATGTGCTCACAAACCTAATGCTGAATTACGTGAAAAAAGGAAGTTTATTTTCGGTTATCTCCGCAGGGCTTATGATATTATTTTGGAATTGGATAGATTCTCATTTGATGAGTTTGATAAAAAATATAATTCCAGAAGAAAAAACAGTAACATCTTAACTTATTTCAAAAGTTATATTGAGCTTTTAAGTGATGAAGAACGTTTTTCTTCTGCGTCTAGCTATACTGGTGCAATGAACAAACTTATCGCGTTTAAAGGTGCCAATACCAAGTGTATTTACTTCTCTGATATAAATGTTTCTTTTCTGAAGAAATTTGAGAAGTGGATGATCGGTAATGGCGCTTCTGTTTCTACTGTTGGAATTTATTGCCGGAATATAAGGACTTTGTTTAATCAAGCCATAAGGAATGGTGATACTTCCAGGGATAATTATCCTTTTGGAAGTCATAGTCATGGTCTTTATCCCATTCCTCAAACGCGTAACATCAAAAAGAGCCTTTCTTTAGCTGACTTAAAGAAGTTGACTGAATATTTACCGGAGAATGACCAAGAGGCCTTTTATCTTGATATGTGGTTGTTTTCTTATATGGGAAATGGTATGAATCCAAGAGATATGCTCAGGTTGCGTAACCTTAATGTTATTGATGCGGATACAATTTACTTCCATCGTTCTAAAACTGCTAATTCTAACCGCAGGTCAAAACCGATTGTTATTAAACTGCTTGAGCGTAGTAAGGCAATTCTTGCTAAGCACCGCTCAATAAGTATAGATGATAATGACTATCTATTCCCTATTTTAACTGGTGATGAATCTCCAGAGGTTGAACATAAAAGGATTAAGCAGTTTGTTAAGCAAATGAATAAATATATGGATCGTATTCGTTTGAAGTTGGGCATTGAGCAGAAGATCACTTCTATCTTCGCTCGTCACTCTTTTGCTACTGTCTCAAAACGCTCTGGTGTTGGCACGGATTATATTGCCGAATCTTTAGGGCATTCCAACCTTCAAACCACTGAGAGTTACTTAGATTCCTTTGAAGATGAAACCCGTATTGAGAATACCAAGAAATTGCTTGATTTTGACTAATAAAAAACCACCTACTTGATTGTAGGTGGTTAGTAATTTAATTTACTTTATAAATTGTTATTTATGAGTGTAAATCATTTTTTGTCGGCTACCTTATTATTCCTATTTTCCTTATTCTTTTTTAGTACTCGTTCTTCAATGTCTTGTTTTATTTCTTCGTCAGTCTTTTCTTTTACTGATAGTTTATCCAGTTCTTCTCTCGTGAAGAATCTTTTATTTCCGTTCTTATATCCTTTGATTTTTTTGTCTGTCTGATATTTTCGTATTGTTGAAACACCCATTCCCAGATACTCGGCAGCACCTATTACGGTAAAGTCTCCTTTCCCATTTCGCTTTTGCTTTTCTCGCTTATTCCTTGCGGTTTTGTCTTTTGGATTGTTAGCGTCTTTTTGTTGAACTTCAACTCTCTCTAAGTCTTGTTGCTGAGTCATTTTAGAACTGATAATGACGCTTATTCGTTCCTGATCTTCACTTTGAAGATTAGTTCCTATCTCCTCCCATAGCTGTTTTTTTATGTCTCCGATGACCATTAGATATAGTCTCCTTTGTCGGATGTAGTTTAATACTCGGTTTATTAAAGACTTTTGATTTGTGCTTGTAGCGCTTTCGATATTTAAAACCATGATATTTAATTTTTAATTCATGGTTCAAATTTGCTGCTTCTAAATCCTACGGTTTGCACATTTTGTTTTCCTTTTGTGCAATCTAATTTTAGCTAACCAAGCTGTCCTGAACCTTTCTCACTATTCGCTTTAATTCTGGTTCGGAATAGTCTCCTCCTTTTGAATATCTGATTCCTATTGTTTGCGCAAAGGTGTTTTTTACAATACTCTGTACTTTCTCATCCGTAAGTTCTATTTCCTTATAAAAATCCTTATAGTATAGTAAGCGGATTAAGTTCCCGATGAATTTTTTACTGTATTCTTTTGTTATAATCCATTTTTTGGAGTCCTTGTCGATTATTTCTTCTTCTACTAAGATATTTATTATTGCATGGTAATGGGCTTCCGTTTTTGTAACATCTCTCAAGTGTGGATCTTCTGGGATTATAGGTGCATATTCTTCCAGGATATCTTCGTAGGCTCCATATTCTGCTATCTGCTTCCCCGCCTGATCTATTCCTTTGTGACTAAAATCAAACTCTTTCCCGTCATCATTTTCTACAATAAGCCCCGGTGTTGGATTGAATAGTTGGAGATAAAATTCGAACTTAAAGTGTAGAAGTATCTCTCTTCCTATTTCATTTTTTGTTATTTCCTTTTTCAGCCTACTAAGTTCTTCTGTTAGGAATTTCACCTTCTGGGCTGCACTAAAATTTTCTGTTTCCAGATATGCTTTTATTTCTTGCTTTTTTGTGTGTAATGCCGTAAAATGTTCTTTGAATTTGGTCCAGTCTAATTTATCAAACCACTCACGTGTCTCTGGTTTTATTTTTTCTTCCGGACTTAATTTCTCAAATAATTGTTCTCGTGCTAGTATGGTTTGAGTTTCATAGTTAGATACTTCATCTATTATTTCTTCTTGTTGCTTTCCCTCGATACTCTCTACAGCTTTTGCAATAAGCTCTCTATTTTTTTCTTGCTTAGTTCTTATTCTCATTTGTGTTTATCCTGTTATGATGTTGTTCGCTTCTTAGGTTTTAAATATATCATTTTATTATTTCTCAACAACGAGATTGTATAAGACCTACGCTGGTTTGGGATATGGTTTATTTCTTACCTGGCGTAGCAGATGCCTAAACAAATTCCCTTGGCTAGAGGGTAGCTATTTATGTCGTTTGATAAATTAAAAACATTAGCTCTTGCTGAAATTCAAGTTCAGTATTCTAATAATATTAAGTCGTCGGATAGAGTCAAAATTACTAGCTCTAGAGACGCTGAAAGAGCTTTTAGAGAGGTATGGGAGCAACCTTTACAGCACCGGGAGTCTTTCTATGTCCTGTTTTTAGATCGCTCTAATTCGGTATTAGGTTTCTTTCTCGTTAGCTTGGGTGGAGTATCCGGCACTGTGGTTGATCAAAAGTTAATCTTTCAGACTGCCTTGAAAGTTAACGCTAGCTCCGTTATTGCTGCTCATAACCATCCATCGAATAATCTTGAGCCCAGTCAGGCTGATCTTAACATTACTCGCAAGATTAAAGAGTCCGGGGTGCTTCTGGATATTCCCTTACTGGACCATCTTATTATCTGTCAGGAAAACTATCGTTCGCTGGCGGATGACGGTTATTTATAGTTTGTTAGTGCTGCTCGTTAGTGAACTTCACTGGTGAGCTGCACTTTTCTTTTTTAATCCAGATTAAATTTGACCACCCACACCTTTAAACTTCTCAACAAATGCACTGATTTTTTGAAATACACTATGCTTCTTTGTTAAGTATTGCGGATTTAACGGACTCATTTTAGGCAACAGTGCATTGAGCTCAGTACCATTTTCACTGGCGTATTCGCGTCTTAATGAAGTTGTGATGTATCGTTTTGCTTCTTCTTCATTTAAATTCTCATCAACAATAAGTTCCGTTGCTTCTGCCTTCTGCTTACTCTGTGCATAAGAAAAGAACGCATCTATAATTGTTGCTTTATCAGGAATGGTGTTAAGGTCGGTGCTATTGATAAAATCTACTACTAAGCTTTCCTTTGCTCTATTGCCTACACTTGCACGTATTACACGGCGTATTTCTTCAACTAATTCTACCTTGTTCTTAGTCTTTTTGTTGTGCTCAAAAATTAGTTCCAGGATATAGTCCAGGTTTATCTCTTGTGATTTAAGCAAATCAACTTCAAAGACTACATCATCCCAATCAATATCTGATTCCTCCGTTTCTTTGCTGCTTTTCTCACGTCGGAGCCAGTCACGTATGTCATTGTAGGTGGATCGATAGTCTTGAATAGTTCGTTCTGCTATCATTTCGATCTCTTGCATTGCAGCTATGTCGTCATCTGTTACAAAGTGTTTTTCTTTGAATTCTTCAATAGCTGTTGGGTCGTCTATGTTTATTGATTTCAATGCTTTGAGATGGGTGAATTCATCATAGTTTTGGAGGATATTTTCAACACGTAAGTATTCTCCAAAAAGTTTTGAGAACTCTTTTTTATCTTTCTCTGTGACAATCTCATCTGGTTTAGGAAACTTTTCGTTTAACTCTCTTACTACCTCTATATACCCTCGTCGTGCTTTCCCTGTTGCAATATCTGTAAAGCCTTCCAAATACTCTTTATAGCTTTTCTCCAGCACTACATCTCTGGTACTGTTATCTCCAAATAGGGTGATAGCATCTATTGTCGCTATTTCTAGATCCCTGAAAGTTACTATATTCCCAAAGGTTTTGGTGGCGTTGTATATCCGATTTGTGCGTGAAAAGGCCTGCATTAATCCATGATATCGCAAGTTCTTGTCTACAAAAAGCGTATTGAGCGTGGGTGCATCAAAGCCCGTTAGAAACATTCCTACAACAATTAGGAGGTCTACTTCTTTGTTCTTTACTCGTTTGGCGAGGTCACGATAATAGTTTTGAAACTCTTTGCTATCAACCCCAAAACTGGTTCTAAACATCGCGTTGTAGTCTTTGATAGCAGATGTTAAAAATTCTTTTGCACTCGTATCCAGTGCAGTAGGTTCAAAGTTCTCATCTGGAATTTCTCCTGCCGCATTTTGCTCTTCGTTCGCTGCATATGAGAATATTGTAGCAATCTTTAGCGGTTTTTCTGTGTCCTTTTGTAGTTTGTTTATGGCTTCGTAATAACATTTTGCAGCATCTACACTACTCACGGCAAACATTGCATTAAACCCTTTATTACTCCCTTGTAATCGATGAGTTTTCTGCTTATAGTTCTGTAATATGTATTGAGAAATCTCTTTGATTCGAGTAGGATGTAGCAAGGCTTGTTTATTTTCAGCTGCTGTTAGTTTCTTCTCATCTTGCTCTGTCTCAATTGCCTTAAACCTTGGCCGTACATCATTGTAGTCTACCTTAAACTTAAGTACCTTTTCATCTCTAATCGCATCCGTTATTACGTAGGAATGTAGCTCACGTCCAAATACGCTTCCGGTAGTTTCTGCCCCTAATGCGTTTTCTGGAAAGATTGGTGTCCCGGTAAACCCAAACTGATAGTACTTCTTAAACTTCTTTTTGAGATTCTTTTGGGCCTCCCCAAATTGTGATCGATGCGCTTCGTCAAAGATAAAAACGACCTGCTTTTGGTAGATGGGAAGACCGTTCTCACTTTTCATGAGATTATTCAGTTTCTGTATTGTTGTGACAATGATTTTATTGTCCTCTTTCTCAATATTGCGTTTGAGACCTGCTGTACTCTCTGATCCATTAACACTATCTGGTGAAAAGCGTTGATACTCTTTCATTGTTTGAAAGTCGAGGTCTTTTCGATCTACTACAAAGAATACTTTATCAATAAACTCGAGTTCTGTCGCTAGACGTGCTGCCTTAAAGCTGGTGAGGGTTTTGCCTGATCCTGTGGTATGCCATATATAGCCTCCACTTTCAGTTGTAGACCACTTTTTAGCTTGATATGAACTTGTTATTTTCCATAAGATACGTTCGGTTGCTGCTATCTGGTAGGGGCGCATCACCAGGAGCGTATTACTGATATCAAATACTGAATATCCCAATAGTACCTTTAATAGCGTGTTTTTCTGAAAGAATGTTGCTGTAAAGTCTTTTAGGTCTTTGATTAGGCTGTTATTGGCCTTCGCCCAGTTCATGGTGAAATCGAAACTATTTTTATTACGTTCTACCGTATTTGCAAAATAGCGGCTATCGGTACCATTTGAGATGACAAAAACCTGTAAGTACTTATAAAGTGAGTTGTTACTATTGAAGCTCTCTTTACTGTAACGATGTACCTGATTAAAAGCTTCGCGTATTGCAACTCCTCGTTTTTTTAGCTCTATTTGAACCAATGGTAATCCATTAACCAAAATGGTGACGTCATAGCGATTGGCTTCTGTTCCTTTCTGTTCAAACTGTGATATTACCTGGACTTTATTTCGAGCTATGTTTTTTTTATTGACTATGTAAATATTTTGGATATGGCCATCGTCAAATACAAAATCGTAGATGAAGTTATCATGTAGTTTTCTTGTTTTGTCTATAAGGTTATCGCTAGGCTTATCAAGATACTCCTCTACAAATCGTGCCCATTCACTTTCTGTAAACTCCATGTTGTTTAGAGTTTGCAGCTGAACTCTCACATTTGCAAGCATCTTTTCAGGTGTAGTAAGCTTTGGCAGGTACTCATAGCCCTGATTTTTTAAATCTTGGATGAATTCTTTCTCTAAGCCAGCCTCTGTTTGATAGCCTACTGGTGCTTCATTCATCTCTGAGAACTTTGTATATTTATCTAGAACAATGAAGTTATTTGATTCTGCTATGGGTTTATAGTTTGTCATTATACTTTTATGTTGTTTCTCTACTGAGCGATTTGAATCGATACATTGTATTTATTTCACGGACTAGGTATGCTAACACCCTTTTATCATTGTCTTCTATTACAGTGATTTCTTCACCTGAAAATTTCCCGTGGCTTGACAAGTTTATTATTCGGTTGAAATATGCTTCGCGCGATCCTTCCGTTTCTTCTGGTAATAGGTCTCTCCACTTTTCATATCCGAGAAATGTGGATGTCTTCTCTAATATATTACGTAGAAAATTAAAATGATATTTTTGAATTTCACCCGTTTCTATTGCTTTCTCTAGTTCTGAGAATAGGTAGAGGTGATAAGAGAATGGTGTATCACTGGATTGATTGACGAGCAAAAAAGTTCCGTCATACAACTTTTCTAAACGCTTTTTCTGTGAGTGTCTACTTCTATATCCTGTGCGGCTGTCTGAATTGTTAAATTCATTGTATAGCACGTTGTAAAATAATGGATTGTGCGTTGTAATTACAAATTTCAAATCAGACAGACTGGATTTTATTAATTGAGCTATATTTACAGCTAGTTCGATTAAGTGAGTATCATCTAATGAACTTACTGGATCGTCAATAAAAACATATTCTAAATCATTAAACTGATCGGTTTCCCGGTCTTCGGATTCGGGAGTATTTAATACTTCAACTACTTGTTCCAGTAGACTATAAAATACGCACCATATAAAGTTACTTTCTTCTCCCTTCGAGATTTTTACATTTTCTATACTCTCGTCATCGCCACTTTCTATTGAAAATGATACTTCCGTAAAATCAGGGCTGAATTTTGGTGTGATGGACTCACTTGTATAGTGTTGAAAATTTGATATTATGTTAGGGTCTTGCCCTTGCTCAGCAAGCACCCAATTTGTAAAATTGTTGGGTTGTATTTTTAGCTTTCTCTCTGAGTCTGCATCCAAATCATTGTCCCAGTAGAAGAGATCTTCGGTAAAGGCATTATAGTATAGTACTTTAACGCCTGATTCCTCGGGTTCTTCTGTATCAGAATCTTTTGGAGCTACCATTTCTTTAAACTCTCGTGACAGGCGTGTTTTGCCGACACCATTAAATGCGTAGATTAATTGTACTTTTTTATTGGTATCCTTGATATTTTGTGCGATTTCGGCTAGTGACTGTCCCATACTATGCGTTTATTTCTTCTTTGGGGAATGTTAGTAACTTATCTCGGTAGTAATCATACTGCTTTCTTCGAAGCTCTATCTCTTGTGGCAAATCTTTACTAATTGATGTCGTTAGTGTTTCTAACTTTTCGAGGAGAGTGACAATTTTTTCTTGTGTTTCGAGAGGTGGTACTGGAAATATAATCTTTGCTAAATCTTTTGCAGACACATCTATTACTTTTATTCCTTTCGCATATTTTCTTTTCTTTTTTTGAAACATCGATGTTTGAGTGTAATAAGCAAAATACTTTCCGGTTATGGATTTACTCGGTTTAAAAATGGTCGCATGACCACCTGTCACTGCGGTTTCTTTTCCCAAATATACAACTGATTTTCCTACATCCTCAAGGTTTTCACTTGTATTGGTAACGATGACATCACCAGCATTTACTTTTTTGAGCTTTTTTGCTGTTTCTGGGGATACAAATGATATTGTCTCCTTTGTTTGTGTTCCGTAATAGGTGTAAATTTGACCATAGTGTATCGCTGGAATTCCTGTTTCTGTAAAGTCCGTTTTGGGTAAGCCATTCCCACGAACTAACTCTCCAACTTCGTCCAATTGCTTCCACTCAACTTCTTGCTCTCCAAAACTTAACAGCTTATCCAGAAAATAGTTATATTGCTTTTTGCGAGCAGTTAATTCTGCAGTTAGCTCAGCTGTTAGCTCAGTTGTTAGCTCTGTAAAGGT
Above is a genomic segment from uncultured Draconibacterium sp. containing:
- a CDS encoding restriction endonuclease subunit S — translated: MSYPEKLLKGIKLNWKPLGEIAMFSNGKGHEKDITEDGKYIVVNSRFISTSGKVVKYSNRQICPLIVDDILIVMSDLPNGKALARTFLVDEDEKYTLNQRIGGITIKNKTKILPRFLNYYLNRTKQLTKYDNGVDQTNLRKNQILNVQIPIAPVEVQKEIIRILDTFTELTTELTAELTAELTARKKQYNYFLDKLLSFGEQEVEWKQLDEVGELVRGNGLPKTDFTETGIPAIHYGQIYTYYGTQTKETISFVSPETAKKLKKVNAGDVIVTNTSENLEDVGKSVVYLGKETAVTGGHATIFKPSKSITGKYFAYYTQTSMFQKKKRKYAKGIKVIDVSAKDLAKIIFPVPPLETQEKIVTLLEKLETLTTSISKDLPQEIELRRKQYDYYRDKLLTFPKEEINA
- a CDS encoding type I restriction endonuclease subunit R: MTNYKPIAESNNFIVLDKYTKFSEMNEAPVGYQTEAGLEKEFIQDLKNQGYEYLPKLTTPEKMLANVRVQLQTLNNMEFTESEWARFVEEYLDKPSDNLIDKTRKLHDNFIYDFVFDDGHIQNIYIVNKKNIARNKVQVISQFEQKGTEANRYDVTILVNGLPLVQIELKKRGVAIREAFNQVHRYSKESFNSNNSLYKYLQVFVISNGTDSRYFANTVERNKNSFDFTMNWAKANNSLIKDLKDFTATFFQKNTLLKVLLGYSVFDISNTLLVMRPYQIAATERILWKITSSYQAKKWSTTESGGYIWHTTGSGKTLTSFKAARLATELEFIDKVFFVVDRKDLDFQTMKEYQRFSPDSVNGSESTAGLKRNIEKEDNKIIVTTIQKLNNLMKSENGLPIYQKQVVFIFDEAHRSQFGEAQKNLKKKFKKYYQFGFTGTPIFPENALGAETTGSVFGRELHSYVITDAIRDEKVLKFKVDYNDVRPRFKAIETEQDEKKLTAAENKQALLHPTRIKEISQYILQNYKQKTHRLQGSNKGFNAMFAVSSVDAAKCYYEAINKLQKDTEKPLKIATIFSYAANEEQNAAGEIPDENFEPTALDTSAKEFLTSAIKDYNAMFRTSFGVDSKEFQNYYRDLAKRVKNKEVDLLIVVGMFLTGFDAPTLNTLFVDKNLRYHGLMQAFSRTNRIYNATKTFGNIVTFRDLEIATIDAITLFGDNSTRDVVLEKSYKEYLEGFTDIATGKARRGYIEVVRELNEKFPKPDEIVTEKDKKEFSKLFGEYLRVENILQNYDEFTHLKALKSINIDDPTAIEEFKEKHFVTDDDIAAMQEIEMIAERTIQDYRSTYNDIRDWLRREKSSKETEESDIDWDDVVFEVDLLKSQEINLDYILELIFEHNKKTKNKVELVEEIRRVIRASVGNRAKESLVVDFINSTDLNTIPDKATIIDAFFSYAQSKQKAEATELIVDENLNEEEAKRYITTSLRREYASENGTELNALLPKMSPLNPQYLTKKHSVFQKISAFVEKFKGVGGQI
- a CDS encoding site-specific integrase, with the protein product MNLPKLIHPEFNENELKARKVSLIAFFDTARKRKDGTSTVKLQILHNRQKKLYSTGFNMSKDDYVKLCAHKPNAELREKRKFIFGYLRRAYDIILELDRFSFDEFDKKYNSRRKNSNILTYFKSYIELLSDEERFSSASSYTGAMNKLIAFKGANTKCIYFSDINVSFLKKFEKWMIGNGASVSTVGIYCRNIRTLFNQAIRNGDTSRDNYPFGSHSHGLYPIPQTRNIKKSLSLADLKKLTEYLPENDQEAFYLDMWLFSYMGNGMNPRDMLRLRNLNVIDADTIYFHRSKTANSNRRSKPIVIKLLERSKAILAKHRSISIDDNDYLFPILTGDESPEVEHKRIKQFVKQMNKYMDRIRLKLGIEQKITSIFARHSFATVSKRSGVGTDYIAESLGHSNLQTTESYLDSFEDETRIENTKKLLDFD
- a CDS encoding JAB domain-containing protein, with amino-acid sequence MSFDKLKTLALAEIQVQYSNNIKSSDRVKITSSRDAERAFREVWEQPLQHRESFYVLFLDRSNSVLGFFLVSLGGVSGTVVDQKLIFQTALKVNASSVIAAHNHPSNNLEPSQADLNITRKIKESGVLLDIPLLDHLIICQENYRSLADDGYL
- a CDS encoding helix-turn-helix domain-containing protein, encoding MVLNIESATSTNQKSLINRVLNYIRQRRLYLMVIGDIKKQLWEEIGTNLQSEDQERISVIISSKMTQQQDLERVEVQQKDANNPKDKTARNKREKQKRNGKGDFTVIGAAEYLGMGVSTIRKYQTDKKIKGYKNGNKRFFTREELDKLSVKEKTDEEIKQDIEERVLKKNKENRNNKVADKK
- a CDS encoding AAA family ATPase, yielding MGQSLAEIAQNIKDTNKKVQLIYAFNGVGKTRLSREFKEMVAPKDSDTEEPEESGVKVLYYNAFTEDLFYWDNDLDADSERKLKIQPNNFTNWVLAEQGQDPNIISNFQHYTSESITPKFSPDFTEVSFSIESGDDESIENVKISKGEESNFIWCVFYSLLEQVVEVLNTPESEDRETDQFNDLEYVFIDDPVSSLDDTHLIELAVNIAQLIKSSLSDLKFVITTHNPLFYNVLYNEFNNSDSRTGYRSRHSQKKRLEKLYDGTFLLVNQSSDTPFSYHLYLFSELEKAIETGEIQKYHFNFLRNILEKTSTFLGYEKWRDLLPEETEGSREAYFNRIINLSSHGKFSGEEITVIEDNDKRVLAYLVREINTMYRFKSLSRETT